One window of the Terriglobales bacterium genome contains the following:
- the bcp gene encoding thioredoxin-dependent thiol peroxidase, whose product MQVNDKAPEFSLNDQNGEKVSLKDFKGQTVVLYFYPRADTPGCTKEACEFRDDYAKIRKAGAVILGVSPDQPEAQKKFIDKFSLPFPLLADTEKKVAQAYDVWKEKTMYGKKMMGIERSTFIIGPDGRLKAIFRKVKPEGHAEQVLTALKDEARAKAS is encoded by the coding sequence ATGCAGGTTAATGATAAAGCTCCTGAATTTAGTTTGAATGATCAGAACGGGGAAAAGGTTTCATTGAAGGACTTCAAAGGTCAAACCGTAGTTCTATATTTTTATCCTCGGGCCGATACTCCCGGCTGTACCAAGGAAGCCTGCGAATTCCGCGACGACTACGCCAAAATCCGCAAGGCGGGCGCGGTGATCCTGGGCGTCTCGCCCGACCAGCCGGAAGCACAGAAGAAATTCATCGACAAGTTCAGCCTGCCCTTTCCCCTGCTCGCCGATACGGAGAAGAAAGTGGCTCAGGCTTACGACGTCTGGAAAGAAAAAACCATGTACGGCAAGAAGATGATGGGCATCGAGCGCAGCACCTTCATCATCGGGCCGGATGGCAGGCTCAAAGCCATCTTCCGCAAGGTGAAACCCGAAGGCCACGCCGAGCAGGTGCTGACTGCACTCAAGGACGAGGCCAGAGCCAAGGCAAGCTGA
- a CDS encoding MBL fold metallo-hydrolase, whose product MLRLLIGLSLAFCLSVAAQQRDFSKVEIKVQKVAGSVYMLTGAGGNIGVSVGDDGIVVVDDQYAPLAPKIEAALKGITDKPVRFVINTHWHSDHVGGNAYFQKQGPVIAHENVRKRMESG is encoded by the coding sequence ATGCTCCGACTGCTCATAGGATTATCTCTGGCTTTTTGTCTTTCGGTCGCGGCTCAGCAACGCGACTTCAGCAAAGTAGAGATCAAGGTTCAGAAAGTTGCAGGCTCGGTGTACATGCTGACCGGCGCGGGCGGCAACATCGGCGTTTCGGTAGGAGACGACGGAATCGTGGTTGTCGACGATCAGTACGCGCCACTGGCGCCGAAGATTGAAGCTGCGCTGAAGGGAATTACGGACAAGCCGGTGCGCTTCGTCATCAACACCCATTGGCACAGCGACCACGTTGGGGGCAACGCGTATTTCCAGAAACAGGGTCCGGTGATCGCGCACGAGAATGTACGCAAACGCATGGAGAGCGGCG
- a CDS encoding carbohydrate ABC transporter permease, whose protein sequence is MSAAGGARKVVEGVSHWTVVVVFSVLLAFPFYWMLITMFKRTGDLYNLQNNPFIFSQKPTLDHLRLLFNDTLYLRWMWNTAVVGAIVVAITLALALPAAYALARLTGRWGQRLGIGIFLTYLVPPTLLFIPLSRVVSILGLQDSIWSLVVVYPSFTVPFSTWLLMGFFKSIPRELEDAAMVDGLTRFGAFVKLVIPISLSGILTVVIFTFTLVTQEFVYALTFISSEAHQMLGVGVPIFLVRGDVYYWGSLMAACLIASVPTAFLYNLFLDRFISGFTVGAVK, encoded by the coding sequence GTGAGCGCCGCGGGTGGCGCGCGGAAGGTTGTGGAGGGAGTGTCGCACTGGACTGTAGTGGTGGTGTTTTCCGTGCTGCTGGCATTCCCCTTCTACTGGATGCTCATCACCATGTTCAAGCGCACTGGCGACCTTTATAACCTGCAGAACAATCCTTTCATCTTTAGTCAGAAGCCGACGCTCGATCATTTGCGGCTGCTGTTCAACGACACGCTCTATCTGCGCTGGATGTGGAACACAGCCGTGGTCGGCGCGATCGTGGTGGCAATTACGTTGGCGCTGGCGCTCCCGGCCGCTTACGCGCTCGCGAGGCTGACCGGACGCTGGGGGCAACGCCTGGGCATAGGCATCTTTCTTACTTATCTGGTGCCGCCGACACTGCTGTTTATTCCTCTCTCGCGCGTGGTGTCGATATTGGGCTTGCAGGATTCGATCTGGTCCCTGGTGGTGGTGTATCCCAGCTTTACGGTGCCGTTTTCCACCTGGCTGCTGATGGGATTTTTCAAATCCATCCCGCGCGAACTCGAAGATGCCGCGATGGTGGACGGCCTGACGCGTTTTGGCGCTTTCGTGAAGCTGGTGATCCCGATTTCGCTCTCCGGCATTCTCACCGTGGTGATCTTCACGTTTACGCTGGTGACGCAGGAATTTGTGTACGCGCTGACGTTCATTTCTTCAGAAGCGCACCAGATGCTCGGAGTCGGCGTGCCGATTTTCCTGGTAAGGGGTGATGTGTATTACTGGGGTTCGCTGATGGCGGCGTGCCTGATCGCCAGCGTCCCCACCGCCTTCCTTTACAATCTGTTTCTGGACCGGTTTATTTCAGGGTTCACTGTCGGGGCAGTGAAGTAG